One region of Dokdonia sp. 4H-3-7-5 genomic DNA includes:
- a CDS encoding ExbD/TolR family protein: MARRNAPEINAGSMADIAFLLLIFFLVTTTIEKDRGLVRALPPEQPENVEPPIIKEKNLFVVIVNNEEQLLVENEPMEMKDLQAAAIAFLDNGGVPKGQEGYCDYCQGERNPSSSDYPDKAIVTVKSLRESSYESFITVQNELVGAYNFLRDRESQRLYGWKYTEVSKAIDEGVFKGNEDATEKKLDIIKNMYPQKLSEVDPNN, encoded by the coding sequence ATGGCTAGGAGAAATGCACCAGAAATTAATGCAGGGTCTATGGCAGACATCGCATTCTTACTACTTATCTTCTTCTTGGTAACTACTACCATTGAAAAAGATAGAGGTCTAGTAAGAGCGTTACCGCCAGAGCAACCTGAGAATGTGGAGCCTCCTATCATAAAAGAAAAGAACCTTTTTGTTGTTATTGTAAACAATGAAGAACAGCTTTTGGTTGAAAATGAGCCTATGGAGATGAAAGATCTTCAAGCAGCAGCCATTGCTTTCCTAGATAATGGGGGAGTACCAAAAGGACAAGAAGGGTATTGTGACTATTGTCAGGGAGAACGTAATCCGAGTTCATCGGATTATCCTGATAAGGCTATTGTTACTGTAAAGAGTCTTCGTGAGTCATCTTACGAGTCTTTTATTACAGTTCAAAATGAGCTAGTAGGAGCATATAATTTCTTACGTGATAGAGAATCGCAACGTTTATACGGGTGGAAGTACACCGAAGTAAGTAAAGCGATAGATGAAGGTGTTTTTAAGGGTAACGAAGATGCAACTGAGAAAAAACTTGATATTATCAAGAACATGTATCCTCAGAAGCTTTCTGAAGTAGACCCTAATAACTAA
- a CDS encoding ExbD/TolR family protein, producing the protein MSKFRKGGAKELPAVNTASLPDIVFMLLFFFMVATVLRKNDVKVAQILPSADQTEKLKKDRSVYIFAGTPGEGYKNLGTEGKIQIGDKFVNINEVQPAILEEREKLRDELKDRVMVAFKVDKETNSGLVYDVKQELRQANMLKVIYITTQTDDAVTQ; encoded by the coding sequence ATGTCAAAATTTAGAAAAGGCGGTGCTAAGGAATTACCAGCGGTTAATACTGCTTCCTTACCAGATATTGTATTTATGTTATTATTCTTCTTTATGGTAGCTACGGTGTTACGTAAAAATGACGTTAAAGTAGCTCAAATTTTACCTTCAGCAGATCAAACTGAGAAGCTTAAAAAGGATCGAAGTGTATACATCTTTGCTGGTACTCCAGGAGAGGGATATAAGAACCTTGGTACAGAAGGGAAAATACAAATTGGAGACAAGTTTGTAAACATAAACGAAGTACAACCAGCAATACTCGAAGAGCGTGAAAAGCTTAGAGATGAGCTTAAAGACCGTGTAATGGTTGCCTTTAAAGTAGATAAGGAAACTAATTCAGGTTTGGTATATGACGTAAAGCAGGAGCTTAGACAAGCAAACATGCTTAAGGTAATTTATATTACCACACAAACGGATGATGCTGTAACGCAATAG
- a CDS encoding porin family protein → MKYYLFLTILFLTIGLMAQEEAISYEEEVDSLYREDQVYVGVTFNLLSNKPADFSQNGLSAGIQAGIIRDFPINKRRNKAIGVGIGLALDTYNQNLFIRDEVAGNVTNYEILDDQINEDVNRFTTYTLEFPLEYRWRTSTTTKYSFWRIHTGVKLGYLFRFKSTFQDASSDVVRTDLPEINNFQYGPSFSFGYGAFNFQGYYGLSTLFNDGAQIDGDNVNLQVIRLGLIFYFL, encoded by the coding sequence TTGAAATACTACCTATTTTTAACCATTTTATTTCTCACTATTGGTCTTATGGCTCAAGAGGAAGCTATTTCGTATGAGGAGGAGGTTGATTCCTTGTATAGAGAAGATCAAGTCTATGTAGGTGTTACATTTAATTTATTAAGTAATAAGCCAGCAGACTTTAGTCAAAATGGTCTTAGTGCCGGAATACAGGCTGGAATTATTAGGGATTTTCCAATCAATAAGCGCCGGAATAAAGCTATTGGTGTGGGAATAGGTCTTGCGCTAGATACGTATAATCAAAACTTATTTATACGCGACGAAGTCGCGGGTAATGTGACAAATTATGAAATCCTTGATGATCAGATAAACGAAGATGTAAATAGATTTACTACATATACTCTTGAGTTTCCTCTTGAATATAGATGGCGCACATCTACAACGACCAAGTACAGTTTTTGGCGTATACATACTGGAGTAAAATTAGGTTATTTATTCAGGTTCAAATCTACTTTTCAAGATGCGAGTTCTGATGTTGTTCGTACAGATTTACCTGAGATAAATAACTTTCAGTACGGACCATCATTCTCTTTTGGCTACGGAGCTTTTAATTTTCAAGGGTATTATGGTTTAAGCACCCTATTTAATGACGGCGCGCAAATAGATGGCGATAACGTCAACCTTCAGGTGATTCGTTTGGGATTAATTTTTTACTTCTTATAA
- a CDS encoding MotA/TolQ/ExbB proton channel family protein translates to MKKLFSIMAIAAVVVLSTFTANASNAQTTLPVQIQQIVANVDSGASFQDEAVAEELSFTQDLKKRFIEGGPGFMGIVLLCLILGLAIAIERIIYLNLASTNTKKLAQDVEDALNSGGVEAAKEVCRNTKGPVASIYYQGLDRVDEGVEAAEKAVVAYGGVQMGQLEKNVSWISLFIALAPMLGFMGTVIGMIQAFDRIEAAGDMNPALVAGGIKVALLTTVFGLIVAIILQIFYNYIIAKIDSIVNDMEDASITLMDMLVRYKK, encoded by the coding sequence ATGAAAAAATTATTCTCTATCATGGCAATTGCCGCTGTAGTAGTGTTAAGCACATTCACAGCAAACGCCAGTAACGCACAAACAACCCTTCCAGTACAAATCCAACAAATCGTTGCGAATGTAGATTCTGGTGCATCTTTTCAAGATGAAGCCGTAGCAGAAGAGCTTTCTTTTACGCAAGATTTGAAAAAACGATTCATTGAAGGAGGTCCTGGATTCATGGGGATTGTACTTTTATGTCTTATTTTAGGACTTGCAATTGCTATTGAGCGTATTATATATCTTAACCTAGCATCTACTAACACTAAGAAGTTAGCTCAAGATGTTGAAGATGCATTAAATAGTGGTGGTGTTGAAGCTGCAAAAGAAGTATGTCGTAACACTAAGGGGCCTGTTGCTTCTATCTACTACCAAGGTCTTGACCGTGTAGATGAAGGAGTAGAAGCTGCTGAAAAAGCTGTTGTAGCTTATGGTGGTGTTCAAATGGGACAACTTGAAAAGAACGTATCTTGGATTTCATTATTTATCGCTCTTGCACCAATGCTTGGTTTCATGGGTACGGTAATCGGTATGATTCAAGCCTTTGATAGAATTGAAGCAGCGGGTGATATGAATCCAGCTCTTGTAGCAGGAGGTATTAAAGTAGCACTTCTTACAACAGTATTTGGACTGATTGTGGCTATTATTCTTCAAATATTCTATAACTATATTATTGCAAAAATTGACAGTATCGTAAACGATATGGAAGATGCATCAATCACATTGATGGACATGCTTGTACGTTACAAGAAGTAA